In Panacibacter ginsenosidivorans, the following proteins share a genomic window:
- a CDS encoding acyltransferase family protein, translated as MERNLTLDVLRGIAAMAVLLFHYTYGYREYYGHILDPKYDFIYGNLGVELFFMISGFVIFSSIAKVNNAGDFIFRRFSRIYPTFWFCMLVSFFLVIIFLPGTVKNYQLKWTATMISSFFGCKPTEGVYWTLLYEFFFYMQIALLLFFKQIDNIVWWGILQLSLVWINVFIYAFSDRFCMAANLNWGMLFFAGILFYKLKNADNKRRWSVHLLLMLCYFTSCITLHSAAERIAVFIFFTVFYLFCFGILDWVQWKPFVFLGSISYPLYLLHMSIGYIIMNAIKNYFTFSPFIFICIPVIVVILLAWLVHRFIEVPTNRYLRGNKYLVLLFS; from the coding sequence ATGGAAAGAAATCTTACATTGGATGTATTAAGAGGTATTGCAGCCATGGCGGTTTTATTATTTCATTACACGTATGGCTACCGCGAATACTACGGACATATTTTAGATCCCAAGTATGATTTTATTTATGGTAACCTGGGTGTTGAATTATTTTTTATGATTAGTGGGTTCGTGATATTTTCCTCGATTGCCAAAGTAAACAATGCAGGCGATTTTATATTCAGGCGCTTTTCCCGAATCTATCCAACGTTCTGGTTTTGTATGCTTGTTTCTTTTTTCCTCGTCATTATTTTTTTACCGGGCACTGTTAAAAATTACCAGCTAAAGTGGACCGCCACCATGATCTCTTCTTTCTTTGGATGTAAGCCTACCGAAGGAGTTTACTGGACATTGCTTTACGAATTTTTCTTTTATATGCAAATTGCTTTGTTGCTATTTTTTAAGCAAATTGACAACATAGTATGGTGGGGCATTTTGCAATTAAGCCTGGTATGGATCAATGTATTTATATATGCATTCAGCGACCGGTTTTGCATGGCAGCAAACCTCAACTGGGGCATGCTTTTTTTTGCTGGTATTCTTTTTTATAAATTAAAAAATGCTGATAATAAAAGAAGATGGAGCGTGCATCTCTTACTTATGCTTTGTTACTTTACATCCTGCATCACATTGCATTCGGCTGCTGAAAGGATTGCTGTATTTATTTTTTTTACTGTTTTTTATTTATTCTGTTTTGGTATACTAGATTGGGTGCAATGGAAGCCATTTGTTTTTTTAGGCTCTATATCTTACCCGCTTTATTTACTGCACATGAGTATCGGTTATATCATCATGAATGCCATAAAAAACTATTTTACTTTCAGCCCGTTCATTTTTATCTGTATTCCCGTTATAGTAGTTATCCTGCTGGCATGGCTGGTTCATCGTTTTATTGAAGTGCCCACCAACAGGTACCTCCGTGGCAATAAATACCTGGTCTTACTTTTTAGTTGA
- a CDS encoding ABC transporter ATP-binding protein → MSNTVIKVESLSKQYRLGQVGRKSLSHDINRWWYGIRGKEDPYLKIGEENDRSKKGSTEYVWALQDINFAVQQGEVLGIIGRNGAGKSTLLKILSKVTAPTTGNVKIKGRIASLLEVGTGFHPDLSGRDNIFLNGAILGMTKKEITAKFDEIVDFAGVERYIDTPVKRYSSGMYVRLAFAVAAHLEPEILIVDEVLAVGDAEFQKKCLGKMKDVSEKDGRTVLFVSHNIAAVKTLCTQGLLLENGLLSVNATAEEAIRQYQQNTQSIISNEALTGHVMLEGPGLLELVCKSKSYDTATFLFGEAIQINMHWHFIDSLKSRVISLRIYNTADELMCGFNTLYDKYITSMEESGSYYIALDIVNTFAPGTYYISAGSYIRPHTNEFIYNKVAGFEISEEPKEKDILPNIMGGPKFYSPFSWVIKKQ, encoded by the coding sequence ATGAGTAACACTGTTATTAAAGTAGAATCCCTTTCCAAACAATACCGTCTTGGACAGGTTGGCCGTAAAAGCCTTTCACACGATATCAACCGCTGGTGGTATGGTATCCGCGGAAAGGAAGATCCGTATTTAAAGATCGGGGAAGAAAACGACCGCAGCAAAAAAGGCAGCACTGAATACGTATGGGCATTACAGGATATCAACTTTGCTGTGCAGCAGGGGGAAGTACTCGGCATCATCGGCCGCAATGGTGCAGGTAAATCAACGCTTTTAAAAATATTATCAAAGGTTACGGCACCCACCACGGGCAATGTGAAAATAAAAGGGCGCATTGCCTCTTTGCTAGAAGTTGGTACAGGCTTTCATCCTGATCTCTCAGGCCGTGATAATATTTTTCTTAACGGTGCGATCCTGGGTATGACCAAAAAAGAGATCACTGCAAAATTTGACGAGATCGTTGATTTTGCAGGTGTGGAAAGATACATCGATACGCCTGTGAAACGTTATAGCAGCGGCATGTATGTGCGTCTTGCATTTGCAGTAGCAGCCCATCTTGAACCTGAGATACTCATTGTTGATGAGGTGCTTGCTGTTGGTGATGCAGAGTTTCAAAAAAAATGTTTGGGTAAAATGAAAGATGTAAGCGAGAAAGATGGCAGAACCGTTTTATTTGTAAGCCATAATATCGCTGCGGTAAAAACATTGTGTACGCAGGGTTTACTGCTGGAAAATGGTTTGCTGTCGGTAAATGCAACGGCAGAAGAAGCTATCAGGCAGTACCAGCAGAATACGCAGAGCATTATCAGTAACGAAGCATTAACGGGACATGTAATGTTAGAAGGCCCGGGTTTGCTTGAGCTTGTATGCAAAAGTAAAAGTTATGACACAGCTACGTTTCTTTTTGGCGAGGCAATACAAATTAATATGCATTGGCATTTTATTGATTCACTGAAAAGCAGGGTTATTTCTCTGAGGATCTACAACACTGCAGATGAACTGATGTGCGGATTTAATACACTTTATGACAAGTACATTACCAGTATGGAAGAAAGCGGTTCTTATTATATTGCCCTGGACATTGTAAATACATTTGCGCCGGGTACTTATTATATATCTGCAGGCTCTTATATAAGACCACATACCAATGAATTTATCTACAACAAAGTAGCCGGTTTTGAAATATCGGAAGAACCAAAAGAAAAAGATATTCTACCCAATATAATGGGTGGCCCCAAATTTTACAGCCCGTTTAGCTGGGTCATTAAAAAGCAATAG
- a CDS encoding acylneuraminate cytidylyltransferase family protein, producing the protein MEILAIIPARGGSKGLPGKNIRLLTGHPLIAYSILAAQQSKYITRTIVSTDDENIAAVSKQYGAELPFIRPSAIAQDLSTDFEVFTHALEWLQENENYIPDYIVQLRPTSPVRLNGMIDQCINKMLQHPEADSLRIITEAPVTPYKMWLAADNDTAMRPLLTLDGVTESYNMPRQNLPKVYWQTGTLDIIKTNVITEMKMMSGKMILPHIVPSYLAVDIDDLKSFEQAAEVIAQYDCIKFEN; encoded by the coding sequence TTGGAAATTTTAGCCATCATACCTGCAAGGGGCGGCAGCAAAGGTTTGCCGGGGAAAAATATTCGTTTACTAACCGGTCATCCTTTAATTGCATACAGCATATTGGCTGCCCAACAATCAAAATATATTACAAGAACCATTGTTTCTACTGATGATGAAAATATTGCTGCAGTTTCAAAGCAATATGGCGCAGAACTTCCTTTTATAAGGCCATCAGCAATTGCGCAAGATCTGAGTACCGACTTTGAAGTATTCACGCATGCATTAGAATGGTTACAGGAAAATGAAAATTATATTCCTGATTATATCGTGCAGTTAAGACCTACATCTCCTGTGCGGTTGAATGGGATGATAGATCAGTGTATCAATAAAATGTTGCAGCATCCAGAAGCAGACTCTTTACGCATTATAACTGAAGCGCCGGTAACGCCCTATAAAATGTGGCTTGCAGCAGATAATGATACAGCAATGAGACCGTTGTTAACACTTGATGGTGTAACAGAATCTTATAATATGCCCAGACAAAATTTACCAAAAGTTTACTGGCAAACAGGAACGCTGGATATTATAAAGACGAATGTTATTACAGAAATGAAAATGATGTCGGGCAAAATGATATTACCACATATCGTTCCCTCTTATCTCGCTGTTGATATTGATGATCTAAAAAGTTTTGAGCAAGCAGCAGAGGTCATTGCTCAATACGATTGTATAAAGTTTGAGAACTAA
- a CDS encoding ABC transporter permease, whose amino-acid sequence MHNSFTEQQLQQETEQWTEIITPRNKLFDLRLKEVWHYRDLLGLFVKRDLAAQYKQTVLGPLWHIVQPVLTTIMFLVVFNKIAHIPTDGIPAVVFYMSGIAMWSYFSTCLTGTSNTFISNAGIFGKVYFPRLITPLSIITSNLIKFSIQFGLLVAAMLYYAYTGDMKIDIGMHTLLIPAVLFAMAGLGLGLGIIISSLTTKYRDLTVLVNFGVGLLMYATPVAYPLSYVEKSSYKTLILLNPLSSLIETFRYAVLGKGTFDPMLFGYSCLFMVVILFFGMIIFGKVEKTFMDTV is encoded by the coding sequence ATGCATAACTCATTTACAGAACAACAGCTACAGCAGGAAACAGAACAGTGGACAGAGATAATTACGCCACGTAACAAACTTTTTGATCTGCGTTTAAAAGAAGTATGGCATTACCGCGACCTGCTGGGATTATTTGTAAAACGCGATCTTGCCGCACAGTATAAACAAACGGTACTTGGCCCTTTGTGGCATATTGTGCAGCCGGTACTTACCACCATTATGTTCCTGGTGGTGTTCAATAAGATCGCACATATACCTACTGATGGCATACCTGCCGTAGTGTTTTATATGAGCGGCATTGCTATGTGGAGCTATTTTTCCACCTGCTTAACAGGCACTTCGAATACTTTTATTTCCAATGCAGGCATCTTTGGTAAAGTATATTTTCCCAGGCTGATCACACCGTTGTCGATCATTACTTCTAATCTTATCAAATTTTCCATACAGTTTGGATTACTGGTAGCAGCCATGCTGTATTATGCTTATACCGGCGATATGAAAATTGATATAGGGATGCATACATTACTGATACCTGCCGTATTGTTTGCAATGGCGGGCCTTGGCCTTGGCCTCGGCATCATCATATCATCCCTTACTACCAAGTACCGCGATCTTACGGTACTGGTAAATTTTGGTGTGGGCTTATTAATGTATGCCACACCGGTTGCCTACCCTTTATCTTATGTAGAGAAGTCATCGTATAAAACACTCATACTGCTTAACCCGCTTTCCTCACTTATAGAAACCTTCCGCTATGCGGTATTGGGCAAAGGCACTTTTGACCCGATGCTGTTTGGTTATAGCTGTTTGTTTATGGTGGTAATATTATTTTTTGGCATGATCATTTTTGGCAAAGTGGAGAAGACCTTTATGGATACGGTGTGA
- a CDS encoding SDR family oxidoreductase: MNNNPVNIQDEVILVTGAFGLIGKQISKAFLQNGAKVVLADINVNALNAIQDEFAELFSTDNFLVTQLDITDEQSAASVVQQTADKFGKLDVLINNAAIDAKFDKDGMSKVNQSRFENYPVDLLRRSVDVNLTGTVIMTQAACKQMLTQGFGNIINVASTYSVVAPNQNLYDFGNGIENFKPIDYIASKSFIPNFTRYIATFYAVNNIRCNAIVPHGVYNNHDQKFLDNFSKMSPMGRMCNREELEGPFIFLASKASSYMTGSVMMVDGGWTAW; the protein is encoded by the coding sequence ATGAACAATAACCCTGTTAATATACAGGATGAAGTAATATTGGTTACCGGTGCATTTGGTTTGATCGGTAAACAGATCAGCAAAGCCTTTTTACAGAACGGTGCTAAAGTTGTGTTGGCTGATATAAATGTAAATGCATTAAATGCAATACAAGATGAGTTTGCTGAATTATTTTCAACAGATAATTTCCTTGTAACGCAACTTGATATTACTGATGAGCAAAGTGCAGCGTCAGTAGTACAGCAAACGGCAGATAAATTCGGAAAGCTTGATGTACTCATCAACAACGCGGCCATTGATGCAAAGTTTGATAAAGATGGTATGAGTAAAGTAAATCAAAGCCGCTTTGAAAATTATCCTGTTGATCTGTTGCGCAGATCAGTTGATGTAAACCTGACCGGCACCGTAATTATGACACAGGCTGCCTGCAAACAAATGCTGACACAGGGTTTCGGCAATATCATCAATGTAGCATCAACCTATTCTGTGGTGGCGCCGAATCAAAACCTATATGATTTTGGAAATGGTATTGAAAATTTTAAACCTATCGATTATATCGCATCAAAGTCATTTATACCAAACTTCACCCGGTATATTGCCACATTTTACGCAGTCAATAATATTCGCTGTAACGCAATCGTGCCGCATGGCGTGTACAATAATCATGATCAAAAATTCCTGGATAATTTTTCTAAAATGTCGCCAATGGGCAGAATGTGCAACCGTGAAGAACTGGAAGGACCTTTTATTTTTTTGGCATCAAAAGCGAGCAGCTATATGACGGGTTCTGTAATGATGGTTGACGGAGGATGGACAGCATGGTAA
- a CDS encoding class I SAM-dependent methyltransferase produces MLSFLQKQKKHIQYDQAGLATALARVTGQISHAELFTLYRHALQLSKGAVVVEIGSYRGKSSIALGLAARQSGARVYCIDPHDDYVGVAGGVFGPVDLKDKIANIQQFDLGDIIFPVCLSSFEVGKIWSKPIDLLWIDGDHSYTGVSTDFYQFSVHVKKNGILIFHDSHMEGIKQLMSEIDINSFRKIGEVDSMTIYERR; encoded by the coding sequence ATGCTATCATTTTTACAAAAACAAAAGAAGCATATTCAATACGACCAGGCTGGCCTGGCAACAGCACTTGCCAGGGTTACCGGTCAAATAAGCCATGCAGAATTATTTACACTGTACAGGCATGCCCTTCAGTTGAGTAAAGGTGCTGTGGTGGTTGAAATAGGTTCTTACCGGGGTAAATCATCTATAGCATTAGGACTGGCAGCGCGGCAGTCCGGGGCAAGGGTGTACTGCATAGATCCACATGATGATTATGTAGGTGTGGCCGGCGGTGTGTTTGGCCCTGTGGATCTGAAAGATAAAATTGCCAACATACAGCAATTTGATCTTGGAGATATCATCTTCCCGGTTTGCTTAAGTTCATTTGAGGTGGGTAAGATCTGGTCAAAACCTATAGATCTTTTATGGATAGATGGTGATCATTCCTATACAGGAGTGTCCACTGATTTTTACCAATTCTCAGTCCATGTTAAAAAGAATGGTATCCTCATTTTTCATGATAGCCATATGGAAGGAATTAAACAGCTTATGTCGGAGATAGATATAAATAGTTTCCGTAAAATCGGCGAGGTTGATTCCATGACCATTTATGAAAGGCGCTGA
- a CDS encoding KdsC family phosphatase, whose product MVKIKLFLSDVDGVLTDAGMYYTESGDEFKKFNTHDGMGFTLLRKAGIKTGMITSENTKIVERRAAKLKVDYLYQGKEFGDKLSAALDICAKENISISEVAYIGDDINCISLLQAVGVAACPANALPKIKNIKGIIQLEKKGGDGAVREFIEMLFDKEWFNINAE is encoded by the coding sequence ATGGTAAAGATCAAACTTTTTTTATCTGATGTTGATGGAGTGTTAACCGATGCGGGTATGTATTACACAGAGAGCGGCGATGAATTTAAAAAATTTAATACGCATGATGGCATGGGTTTTACATTGCTGCGTAAAGCGGGAATTAAAACAGGCATGATCACATCAGAGAATACAAAGATCGTTGAGCGCCGCGCCGCTAAACTAAAAGTGGATTATCTATACCAGGGCAAAGAGTTTGGCGATAAACTTTCCGCTGCGCTGGATATATGCGCGAAGGAAAATATCAGCATCAGCGAAGTGGCATACATCGGTGATGATATCAATTGCATTTCTTTGCTTCAAGCAGTTGGTGTCGCGGCTTGTCCAGCCAATGCTCTGCCCAAAATAAAAAACATAAAAGGTATCATTCAACTGGAAAAAAAAGGCGGCGATGGTGCAGTACGGGAATTTATAGAAATGCTTTTTGATAAAGAATGGTTTAATATAAATGCAGAATAA
- a CDS encoding glycosyltransferase family 2 protein, translating into MHHPLISVITPCYNQGQYVEDAIQSIPYEKVNFDIEHIIIDDGSTDSFSLQKFKELEESGTNIIHQENKGLATTRNIGISMAKGKYIIPLDADNKLNDVYFTKAIDILEQHDNIDVVYGDFTVFGTGQRTHETGDFDICNMIEWNKIDACAIFRKSAFDRVDGYDTNMVFGCEDWDLWLNLYFNGSNFYYLPEVAFYYRVTSQSMLQNITEPNKQVIRQYLYKKYHQQIIEVLLKRKNDAEAYSRQLLKYKNAEKQTIKATLKLLLKGSII; encoded by the coding sequence ATGCATCATCCACTAATATCTGTAATAACGCCCTGCTATAATCAGGGGCAATATGTAGAAGATGCTATACAAAGCATTCCTTATGAAAAAGTAAATTTTGACATAGAGCATATTATTATTGATGATGGCTCTACTGATAGTTTCTCCCTTCAGAAATTTAAGGAACTTGAAGAAAGTGGTACCAACATTATTCACCAGGAAAACAAAGGCCTTGCAACAACAAGAAACATTGGTATATCAATGGCGAAGGGCAAATACATTATTCCATTAGACGCTGATAATAAACTGAACGATGTATATTTTACAAAGGCAATTGATATACTGGAGCAGCATGATAACATTGATGTTGTGTATGGTGACTTTACTGTTTTTGGCACCGGGCAAAGAACGCATGAAACGGGTGATTTTGATATCTGCAATATGATCGAATGGAATAAGATTGATGCCTGTGCCATTTTTCGTAAATCAGCTTTTGACAGAGTTGACGGTTATGATACCAACATGGTATTTGGCTGCGAGGATTGGGACCTGTGGTTAAACTTATACTTTAACGGCTCCAATTTTTATTACTTACCCGAAGTAGCTTTTTATTACCGGGTAACCTCACAATCCATGCTGCAAAATATTACAGAACCTAATAAGCAGGTGATCAGGCAGTACCTCTATAAAAAGTATCATCAACAGATCATTGAAGTGCTTTTAAAAAGAAAAAATGATGCGGAAGCATATAGCAGGCAATTGTTGAAATATAAAAACGCAGAAAAGCAAACAATAAAAGCAACTCTAAAATTATTGCTAAAGGGCAGTATTATTTAG
- a CDS encoding CDP-glycerol glycerophosphotransferase family protein, whose translation MSENKTKPRVIIPIVGQGSVIHVIRTGMLDRMSEFVTPVVAMLWEQPDLIEELKAKGYEVTLMPTYNVTAAYYALRAKITLWYSKYVLKSPTRIILRSYLDLYLPAKKVWKRKLKNALPEFLFATWPPYIKRLIKQEGVLIKQQPCYDAYYTWVRSLQADSIFTITPFLQEVELVARILKEQGKKVMASIHSFDNITTRQWPAFFFDHYLVWNNINKAELERINPQLKTNNAITICGAAQFDFHYKPNFTWSREEWLAKLGLPADKKIILYAGGPVSLFKDEPQYLAHLNEAFKAGKIDASEAVILFRSHPLDKKERWHALVGDSPYIIYDAAQSGKEKFDHTNVTEEDIRKLMSTVKHADVQINFTSTMTIDGSVFYRPQIGPYYTELDKARKEKLTRMMYMQEHYLPITKSGAINMPASKEAFIQMVSEALQNPARYTQHCDDCLDTMITYKDGQTTGRVIAALKRFYNA comes from the coding sequence ATGTCTGAAAATAAAACCAAACCACGTGTTATCATTCCCATAGTAGGGCAGGGCTCTGTTATACATGTGATACGTACAGGCATGCTGGACAGGATGAGTGAATTTGTAACACCGGTCGTTGCCATGCTTTGGGAGCAACCTGATCTTATAGAAGAATTAAAAGCAAAAGGTTATGAAGTAACATTAATGCCCACTTATAATGTAACCGCAGCATACTATGCATTAAGGGCAAAGATCACATTGTGGTACAGCAAGTATGTATTGAAATCTCCCACGCGCATCATCCTGCGCAGTTATCTTGATCTTTACCTGCCTGCAAAAAAAGTATGGAAAAGAAAACTGAAAAATGCATTGCCTGAATTCCTGTTTGCAACATGGCCGCCTTATATAAAAAGACTTATTAAGCAGGAAGGAGTTTTAATAAAGCAACAACCCTGTTACGACGCTTATTATACATGGGTAAGGTCTTTACAGGCGGATAGTATTTTTACCATTACACCCTTTTTGCAGGAAGTAGAATTGGTGGCACGCATTTTAAAAGAGCAGGGTAAAAAAGTAATGGCATCTATTCATTCCTTTGATAATATCACCACGCGGCAATGGCCCGCTTTCTTTTTTGATCATTACCTCGTCTGGAACAATATCAATAAAGCAGAACTGGAACGCATTAACCCTCAACTAAAAACGAATAATGCTATCACCATTTGCGGTGCAGCGCAGTTTGATTTTCATTACAAACCAAACTTTACCTGGAGCCGCGAAGAATGGCTTGCAAAGCTTGGATTACCTGCGGATAAAAAAATTATCCTTTATGCAGGCGGCCCGGTTTCATTGTTCAAAGATGAACCACAATATTTAGCGCATCTTAATGAAGCATTTAAAGCAGGTAAAATAGATGCATCGGAAGCGGTTATCCTTTTTCGCAGTCACCCGTTGGATAAGAAAGAAAGATGGCATGCATTGGTAGGAGATTCACCCTATATCATTTATGATGCGGCACAATCAGGCAAAGAGAAATTTGATCACACCAATGTTACGGAAGAAGATATCCGCAAATTAATGTCTACTGTAAAGCATGCAGATGTACAGATCAATTTCACTTCTACCATGACCATTGACGGCAGTGTGTTTTACCGGCCGCAGATCGGTCCTTATTATACAGAGCTTGATAAGGCACGCAAAGAAAAACTCACCCGCATGATGTATATGCAGGAGCATTACCTGCCCATCACCAAAAGCGGCGCTATCAATATGCCTGCATCAAAAGAGGCATTTATTCAAATGGTCAGTGAGGCATTACAAAATCCTGCCAGATACACGCAACACTGTGATGATTGTTTAGACACTATGATCACTTATAAAGACGGTCAAACAACCGGCAGGGTAATAGCCGCATTGAAACGGTTTTATAACGCATGA
- a CDS encoding alpha-1,2-fucosyltransferase, which translates to MIIVRISMGLGNQLFQYAAGKALSLEKNVPLKVDIASYGGYKLRNYELEKSFDINTPVATPTEIQHYYYPHPVKRVWNNLFPSRKMRVLGLRYDEPPLQKKLLQAHDLLLPPHKRTTYIEPHLNFDAHFFKANDDIYLQGYWMSWRYFEKYDETIRKIFTIHKPVVAHLENIVDDIHAQNSVSIHIRRTDYTSAAVIALKGQTTMGFYKNAIDIIEAKINNPVYYMFSDDIEWVKENFPMQDRMVHYIDNSISNSAIEDFYLMQQCRHNIITHSTFGWWAAYLNPNKEKMIIAPKKWFIKKSHNDKDICPPSWITIENNI; encoded by the coding sequence ATGATCATCGTAAGAATTTCAATGGGCCTGGGTAACCAGCTATTTCAGTACGCAGCAGGCAAGGCATTGTCGCTGGAAAAAAATGTTCCCCTTAAAGTTGATATCGCCTCTTATGGCGGTTATAAGCTCAGGAATTATGAGCTTGAAAAAAGTTTTGATATTAATACGCCTGTAGCCACGCCAACAGAAATTCAACACTATTATTATCCACACCCCGTTAAAAGGGTTTGGAACAATTTATTTCCATCCAGAAAAATGCGTGTACTGGGTTTGCGTTATGATGAGCCGCCGCTGCAAAAGAAATTGCTGCAGGCACATGATCTTCTGTTACCACCACATAAGCGCACCACTTATATAGAACCGCATTTAAATTTTGATGCGCATTTTTTTAAAGCAAACGATGATATCTATCTGCAGGGTTACTGGATGAGCTGGCGCTATTTTGAAAAATATGATGAGACGATCAGGAAAATTTTTACAATACATAAACCCGTTGTAGCGCACCTTGAAAACATTGTTGATGACATTCACGCACAGAACAGTGTAAGCATACATATACGCCGCACCGATTATACCAGCGCAGCAGTTATAGCGTTGAAAGGACAGACCACTATGGGTTTTTACAAAAACGCCATAGACATTATTGAAGCCAAAATAAATAACCCCGTGTATTATATGTTCTCAGATGATATAGAATGGGTGAAAGAAAATTTTCCCATGCAGGATCGAATGGTGCATTACATAGATAATAGTATCAGCAATTCAGCTATTGAAGATTTTTACCTGATGCAACAATGCAGGCACAATATCATTACGCACAGTACATTCGGCTGGTGGGCAGCCTATCTTAATCCAAACAAGGAGAAGATGATCATTGCACCAAAAAAATGGTTCATCAAAAAGAGCCATAATGATAAAGACATTTGTCCGCCATCATGGATCACTATAGAAAATAACATATAA
- a CDS encoding Gfo/Idh/MocA family protein, which translates to MRTNNQAILVIGAGSIGERHIRNLWQLGYNNIIVYRQRNLPFRDIGEARVKLILEWNEVVTQRPFAAIICTPTAQHLQQTQQCLDANMHVLVEKPLSHQLFDKEQLITLLGEKKLLLQVGYMLHYHPLLQKVKSFIEAKTFGNVINIQTYWGEYLPDWHPWEDYRTSYAANKEHGGGAALTLSHDVDLVNWFMNALPKEHKVMHNYASTLKVNTDSAFDALLSYANRATAHVHVNFCQKVPQRWYKIVFDEAVIDIDYYQASMKISTKENIHEEQLSNFARNELFIDELEDFFKRIETGNFTGFSKQQVEQSYSIIKICQHEQ; encoded by the coding sequence TTGAGAACTAATAATCAAGCCATTCTTGTTATTGGTGCAGGCTCTATAGGTGAGCGGCATATCCGTAATCTATGGCAACTTGGCTATAATAATATTATCGTTTACCGTCAACGTAATCTTCCATTCAGAGATATTGGTGAAGCACGGGTAAAGTTAATTTTGGAATGGAATGAAGTAGTTACTCAACGGCCATTTGCAGCCATTATCTGCACACCAACTGCACAGCATCTGCAACAAACGCAACAATGTCTTGACGCCAATATGCATGTATTGGTAGAAAAGCCTTTATCACATCAATTGTTTGATAAGGAACAACTCATCACTCTCTTAGGAGAAAAAAAACTCTTACTGCAGGTTGGTTATATGTTGCATTATCATCCTTTGCTACAAAAAGTGAAATCTTTTATTGAAGCAAAAACTTTTGGTAATGTTATTAATATTCAAACTTACTGGGGAGAATATTTGCCAGACTGGCATCCATGGGAAGATTATAGAACATCTTATGCCGCCAATAAAGAACATGGCGGCGGTGCTGCACTTACCTTAAGCCATGATGTTGACCTGGTGAACTGGTTTATGAATGCATTACCGAAAGAACACAAAGTAATGCACAACTACGCTTCAACACTTAAAGTAAATACTGACAGTGCGTTTGATGCATTATTATCTTACGCAAACAGAGCAACTGCTCATGTGCATGTAAACTTTTGCCAGAAAGTTCCCCAACGCTGGTATAAAATAGTTTTTGACGAAGCGGTGATCGATATAGATTATTATCAGGCTTCTATGAAAATTTCAACCAAGGAAAATATTCATGAGGAGCAACTCAGCAACTTTGCCAGAAACGAACTGTTTATTGATGAATTGGAAGATTTTTTTAAAAGAATTGAAACAGGAAACTTTACTGGCTTTTCAAAGCAGCAGGTGGAACAATCTTACAGTATTATAAAAATTTGCCAGCATGAACAATAA